Proteins encoded by one window of Erysipelothrix rhusiopathiae:
- a CDS encoding ribokinase — MKVLNFGSMNIDNVYYLDRFVQPGETKDVRKLEVNPGGKGLNQSIAMRRAGIDVCHAGILGKGGNVLKEYLDENEVDVHLVKMDDILQGHAIIQVDEIGENCIIVYSGSNGSVDREYIDNVLTQFDHETMLVLQNEISELEYVVNEAHKRGMTIVLNPSPLTESLKQIDLNKISWLIMNQVEAEMMSGCTETEAILDTFKVKYPDLNCVLTLGSKGSVCLYEGSIIEQVAFQTKAVDTTGAGDTFAGYFVAGMSRNKPIQEVLNDASKAAALCVSRYGAAPSIPYYKDLAQLTSFKGEKR; from the coding sequence ATGAAAGTCCTTAATTTTGGTTCAATGAATATTGACAATGTTTACTATCTTGACCGGTTTGTACAACCTGGAGAAACCAAGGATGTCAGAAAATTGGAAGTAAATCCTGGTGGAAAAGGGTTAAATCAGTCTATTGCAATGAGGCGTGCGGGCATTGATGTCTGCCATGCTGGAATTTTAGGAAAGGGAGGGAATGTACTTAAAGAATATTTAGATGAGAACGAAGTTGATGTACATTTGGTCAAGATGGATGATATCTTGCAAGGGCATGCAATCATACAGGTTGATGAAATTGGTGAAAACTGCATTATCGTTTACAGCGGTTCAAACGGAAGCGTGGATCGTGAGTATATTGATAATGTCTTAACTCAGTTTGATCACGAAACCATGCTTGTTTTACAAAATGAAATCAGTGAGTTGGAGTACGTGGTCAATGAAGCACACAAACGTGGAATGACCATTGTTCTTAATCCGTCCCCCCTTACTGAAAGTCTAAAGCAAATAGATTTAAATAAGATCAGTTGGTTGATTATGAACCAAGTTGAGGCAGAAATGATGAGTGGTTGCACGGAAACGGAGGCCATTCTGGATACATTTAAAGTGAAGTACCCAGATTTAAATTGTGTACTAACGCTTGGGAGCAAAGGAAGCGTGTGTCTCTATGAAGGAAGCATCATCGAGCAGGTTGCTTTTCAAACCAAGGCTGTCGATACAACCGGAGCTGGGGATACGTTTGCAGGATATTTTGTAGCGGGTATGAGTCGCAACAAACCAATCCAAGAGGTATTAAACGATGCATCAAAGGCCGCAGCATTGTGTGTTAGTCGTTATGGAGCGGCACCATCAATACCCTATTATAAAGATTTAGCTCAGTTAACATCATTCAAAGGAGAAAAACGATGA
- a CDS encoding BMP family lipoprotein encodes MKKFKLILFAAVLLLVTVGCSSTTDSASEDGVILIVNGNLGDLGFFDSANEGMKRVEKDLGLPIQVIETGSDESKWEPALADAAEEKAKIIIAVSPSMVDPIQQIAPQYPDKTFILIDNAVDYSKGNLDNVYSATFKQNEGSFLAGALGAYMTTELPNADENSMIGFLGGMDIPPINDFLVGYIEGARYVNEDIKVVATYAGDYYDPAKGKELGIALANKGVDVIFPAAGPTGLGTIEAARETNKYIIGVDSDQSAMYSNNNKQDIADIIISSMVKRVGDVLFNSVKLHQEDKLPLGTAEQLGVKEGAVGLAKNDVFTSSMKPETIAALEEIEQKIVAGEIEVSTAIGMSTEILNSIKTSVAP; translated from the coding sequence ATGAAAAAGTTTAAATTAATTTTGTTTGCAGCTGTGTTATTACTTGTGACTGTGGGATGTAGTTCCACAACGGATTCCGCTTCAGAAGATGGCGTGATCTTGATTGTTAATGGAAACTTGGGTGACCTTGGTTTCTTTGACTCCGCTAATGAAGGAATGAAACGCGTTGAAAAAGATTTGGGATTACCAATTCAAGTTATTGAAACAGGGTCTGACGAATCAAAATGGGAACCAGCTCTAGCAGATGCTGCTGAAGAAAAAGCAAAAATTATTATTGCGGTATCACCGTCAATGGTTGATCCAATTCAACAAATTGCACCACAATATCCAGATAAAACATTTATCTTAATTGATAACGCGGTCGATTACAGTAAAGGAAACTTAGACAATGTATATTCAGCAACTTTTAAACAAAATGAAGGTTCGTTCTTAGCAGGTGCTTTAGGTGCTTATATGACTACTGAACTACCAAATGCTGATGAAAATTCCATGATTGGTTTCTTGGGTGGAATGGATATTCCTCCAATTAACGACTTCTTAGTTGGTTACATTGAAGGTGCTAGATATGTAAATGAAGACATTAAAGTTGTCGCAACATATGCGGGTGACTACTACGACCCTGCTAAAGGAAAAGAGTTAGGAATTGCATTAGCTAATAAAGGTGTTGATGTTATATTCCCAGCAGCAGGTCCTACAGGATTGGGTACCATTGAAGCTGCTCGTGAAACAAACAAATATATCATTGGTGTGGATAGTGACCAATCTGCAATGTATAGCAATAACAATAAACAAGATATTGCCGATATCATTATTTCCTCGATGGTTAAACGTGTCGGAGATGTTCTATTTAACTCAGTGAAACTTCATCAAGAAGATAAACTACCACTAGGAACAGCTGAACAATTAGGTGTTAAAGAGGGAGCTGTGGGATTGGCTAAAAATGATGTCTTCACATCAAGCATGAAGCCGGAAACAATTGCTGCCCTTGAAGAAATTGAACAAAAAATTGTTGCAGGTGAAATCGAAGTAAGTACTGCAATCGGTATGTCTACAGAAATTTTAAATAGCATTAAAACAAGTGTTGCACCTTAA
- a CDS encoding nucleoside hydrolase has protein sequence MKRKIIIDCDPGHDDAMAIMWALASPELDILGITTVAGNQTLSKVTENTLRILTLLGHHEIPVAVGMSQPLVRNLEIGGELVHGDSGLEGPELPERGFDPIKEDAVSFIIRTLEASKEPITLVPLGPLTNIALVLRMRPDLMDKIELIALMGGGTVGNYTPAAEYNIWADAEAAKVVFNSEIEILMAGLDVTQKAYITREENEILRKQGNKGSIFAAELIDYFSKYHYEVEGFPGCTLHDPTVIGALVHPEMFESIQCNVDVETQGTLTYGMTVVDTINYQEKIFGVKRPQNVKFLKGVNREVYVENFFKAMSRL, from the coding sequence ATGAAACGCAAAATAATTATTGACTGTGATCCAGGTCACGATGATGCAATGGCCATTATGTGGGCACTTGCATCACCTGAACTAGATATATTAGGTATTACTACGGTAGCAGGAAATCAAACGTTAAGTAAGGTTACAGAAAACACACTTCGTATTCTAACCTTATTAGGACATCATGAGATTCCGGTTGCGGTCGGTATGAGCCAACCCCTTGTACGTAATTTGGAAATTGGTGGTGAATTAGTACATGGGGATTCGGGACTTGAAGGACCCGAACTTCCTGAACGTGGTTTTGATCCAATTAAAGAGGATGCTGTTTCATTTATAATTCGTACTCTTGAAGCAAGCAAGGAGCCAATTACATTGGTACCTCTAGGACCTTTAACGAATATCGCATTGGTTTTACGAATGAGACCTGATTTAATGGACAAGATAGAATTGATCGCGTTGATGGGTGGTGGAACGGTTGGAAACTATACGCCAGCTGCCGAATATAATATCTGGGCAGACGCTGAAGCTGCAAAGGTCGTATTCAACAGTGAAATTGAGATTCTAATGGCGGGTTTAGATGTTACTCAAAAAGCTTACATAACACGCGAAGAAAATGAAATTTTGAGAAAACAAGGAAATAAAGGATCTATATTTGCTGCAGAGTTAATTGATTACTTCAGTAAATATCATTATGAGGTTGAAGGGTTCCCAGGCTGTACACTACATGATCCGACTGTAATTGGTGCACTTGTTCACCCTGAAATGTTTGAATCCATTCAATGCAATGTAGATGTTGAAACACAAGGAACGCTAACCTACGGAATGACTGTAGTGGATACGATTAACTATCAAGAAAAAATCTTTGGCGTAAAACGCCCCCAAAATGTCAAATTCTTAAAGGGTGTCAACCGAGAAGTCTACGTTGAAAACTTCTTTAAGGCAATGAGTCGATTATGA
- a CDS encoding ABC transporter permease, with protein MEYIQMIFTTSFYDTIIRVATPLLLATMGAVITSNAGITNIGLEGVMLTSALVAVLSSAFGFGPWFGLLIAVITGILASLFIGYVSLKLKTDSALTFITFNAMASGGTIFFMYSITGDKGTTSSLNSGVLPNITIPIIKDIPILNTIFSGHNVVAYIAVIAIIAVWILLYKTPMGLRIRAAGEAPQSLESVGQSVFKTKMIALAISGILGGIAGAYMSMGYVSWFSKDMLAGRGFIAMAADAMGKSTPLGASLAAILFAFAEAWSYALQLTSIPTELVQMIPYVVSVVGLVVFSIRVKRENEKKKMRLALEGSIKHETQNNY; from the coding sequence ATGGAATACATTCAAATGATCTTTACCACTTCATTTTACGATACCATTATTCGCGTTGCGACTCCGTTATTGCTTGCGACTATGGGAGCGGTTATCACTTCAAATGCTGGAATTACAAATATTGGACTTGAAGGAGTAATGCTTACATCTGCACTTGTCGCTGTATTATCCAGTGCATTTGGGTTTGGACCTTGGTTTGGTCTCCTGATTGCTGTCATTACGGGAATCTTAGCATCATTATTTATTGGATATGTTTCACTGAAACTCAAAACGGACAGTGCATTAACGTTTATTACTTTTAATGCCATGGCTTCCGGTGGAACCATCTTCTTTATGTATTCGATCACAGGCGATAAGGGCACAACCAGTTCCTTAAATTCAGGGGTACTACCAAATATAACTATCCCCATCATTAAGGATATCCCTATATTGAATACGATATTTTCGGGACATAATGTGGTTGCGTATATTGCGGTGATTGCTATTATTGCAGTATGGATTTTGCTTTATAAAACACCAATGGGACTTCGAATACGTGCAGCAGGAGAGGCACCGCAATCTTTGGAGTCCGTAGGTCAAAGTGTTTTTAAAACAAAAATGATTGCACTTGCCATTAGTGGAATTTTAGGTGGAATCGCCGGTGCTTACATGTCAATGGGCTATGTAAGTTGGTTTTCGAAAGACATGCTAGCAGGTCGTGGATTTATTGCGATGGCAGCTGATGCAATGGGGAAATCAACACCTCTTGGCGCAAGCTTAGCGGCAATTCTCTTTGCTTTCGCAGAAGCATGGTCTTACGCTTTACAATTAACCTCCATTCCGACGGAATTGGTTCAAATGATTCCTTATGTTGTGTCTGTTGTTGGACTGGTAGTATTTAGTATTCGTGTTAAACGCGAAAATGAAAAGAAAAAAATGAGATTAGCACTTGAAGGGAGCATTAAGCATGAAACGCAAAATAATTATTGA
- a CDS encoding IS30 family transposase, with amino-acid sequence MYYRSKTDRPELDIPSFSTIYRWIHLGLIVKGDMKKLRRKGKFKRPQETRGRFNIGKTINKRPKSVYKREEIGHWEADTVESGRIGHKRKSSYCLVTLVERKSRYTLSTVLPNRKEESVTQAIIEMVSTLPSYMVNTITCNRGKEFSGYEKIEEALSCDIYFADPYCSWQRGTNENTNGLLREYYPKGMDLSLVTEFCLEE; translated from the coding sequence ATCTATTATAGATCGAAAACGGATAGACCTGAATTAGATATTCCATCCTTCTCAACAATATATAGGTGGATTCACCTAGGACTCATTGTTAAAGGAGATATGAAGAAACTCCGCCGTAAAGGTAAATTTAAAAGACCACAAGAAACTAGAGGTAGATTTAATATCGGTAAGACAATCAATAAACGCCCTAAATCTGTGTATAAGCGTGAAGAAATTGGCCATTGGGAAGCTGATACTGTTGAGTCTGGAAGAATAGGACACAAGAGAAAAAGTTCATATTGTCTCGTGACCTTGGTTGAAAGAAAATCTAGATACACCTTATCGACAGTATTGCCAAATAGAAAAGAGGAATCGGTAACGCAAGCAATTATAGAAATGGTGTCTACCTTACCAAGTTACATGGTAAATACAATCACTTGTAATCGAGGGAAAGAATTTTCTGGATATGAGAAAATAGAAGAGGCATTAAGTTGTGATATATACTTCGCTGATCCGTACTGTTCTTGGCAGCGTGGCACTAACGAAAATACGAATGGTTTACTCAGGGAGTATTATCCAAAAGGCATGGATCTTTCACTTGTAACTGAATTTTGTCTTGAAGAGTAG
- a CDS encoding ABC transporter permease yields the protein MQKVKMKRTKMDKFLYKFEIVRLLIAVVIAFGVSFGILAMFTPHPVQAIVDLIIGPLTSVRRFSTVIEKAIPLTFAGLAVSVMFRANQFNLAAEGALYFGSLVAATIAIFMGGHPIFVTIVAILSAGVVGSIITAIPGYLKVKWNVSELVVSIMLNTIILYFGTYLFNHYIRDINSAYAASYPFRDGVGLPVLLKNTRLHLGIVIVAIFVIAVNFFINKTKWGYKITVTGNNEEFAKSVGMNTPRIIMLAQLVGGFVAGIGGGVEMLGLYTRFQWMALPGFGFDGVVLNIIAKGNPKFIPLAAIFVSYIRIGADYMYRQSGVAPEIVAIIEGILIILIAANAFLAKWRHKMTVDISTRELNKEVA from the coding sequence ATGCAGAAAGTTAAAATGAAAAGAACAAAAATGGATAAATTTCTGTATAAGTTTGAAATTGTAAGACTTTTGATTGCTGTTGTTATTGCATTTGGTGTCTCGTTTGGAATTCTAGCAATGTTTACACCCCATCCGGTGCAAGCAATTGTTGATTTAATTATTGGTCCACTAACATCTGTACGTCGCTTTAGTACGGTTATTGAAAAAGCAATTCCGCTTACATTTGCAGGATTAGCAGTGAGTGTTATGTTTAGAGCAAATCAGTTTAACTTAGCAGCTGAAGGCGCACTTTATTTTGGTTCTTTGGTTGCAGCAACGATTGCAATATTTATGGGTGGTCATCCTATCTTTGTAACGATCGTAGCAATATTAAGTGCTGGGGTGGTCGGCAGTATTATAACCGCAATTCCAGGATATCTAAAAGTTAAGTGGAATGTCAGTGAATTGGTGGTATCCATCATGTTAAATACGATTATTTTATATTTTGGGACGTATCTCTTCAACCATTATATTCGAGATATTAATTCTGCCTATGCAGCATCCTATCCATTCCGTGACGGCGTCGGTTTGCCCGTACTCTTAAAAAATACACGCCTTCATCTAGGAATCGTGATTGTCGCAATCTTCGTGATTGCGGTTAACTTCTTTATTAATAAAACAAAATGGGGCTATAAAATTACAGTTACTGGTAATAATGAAGAATTTGCGAAAAGTGTAGGAATGAATACACCACGAATTATCATGTTAGCTCAACTTGTTGGAGGATTTGTTGCAGGTATTGGTGGTGGCGTTGAAATGCTTGGTTTGTATACGCGTTTTCAATGGATGGCGTTGCCTGGATTTGGTTTCGATGGTGTTGTTTTAAATATTATTGCTAAAGGCAATCCGAAATTCATTCCACTAGCAGCAATCTTTGTTTCCTACATCCGTATTGGTGCTGACTATATGTATCGTCAATCCGGTGTAGCACCTGAAATTGTCGCAATTATTGAAGGAATTTTAATCATTCTTATTGCCGCAAACGCATTCCTTGCTAAATGGCGTCATAAGATGACCGTTGATATTTCTACACGCGAATTAAATAAGGAGGTTGCATAA
- a CDS encoding choline kinase family protein codes for MTNTINNYTQNIAKTLECEIDSILNFTPLFGGLTNHSYTFEVDGKKYVYREPGVETDAYINRKSEFYAQLKAKELGLDNSLVFMDQTEGWKISNYIENARYFDYMHEEDVKVVIEKVRYLHDANIQGEWEFDLFQKIQDFKQEIGDVGRSHFSDYDDLSERVERIYECVSREGYAKTLCHNDIYTTNILFQDDNFYLIDWEFAMVADPAVDLATFIVCSPYDYSTILKVLDQYAGGTMSEADKHHFIGTFAVTGFYWMNWAIFQEHNGTDVGDFFENYAAYTRLFVEQAEYFYNL; via the coding sequence ATGACAAATACCATAAATAATTACACACAAAACATTGCGAAAACATTGGAATGTGAGATTGATTCCATTTTGAACTTTACCCCACTATTTGGCGGACTTACCAATCATTCTTACACATTCGAGGTTGATGGAAAAAAGTATGTTTATCGTGAACCAGGCGTTGAAACGGATGCTTATATTAATCGGAAAAGTGAGTTCTATGCTCAATTGAAAGCGAAAGAACTTGGCTTAGATAACAGTCTTGTATTTATGGATCAGACTGAGGGCTGGAAGATATCGAATTATATTGAAAATGCACGCTATTTTGATTATATGCACGAAGAAGATGTTAAAGTTGTAATCGAGAAAGTACGTTACCTTCATGATGCAAACATACAAGGCGAATGGGAGTTTGACTTATTCCAAAAAATTCAAGACTTTAAGCAAGAAATTGGTGATGTTGGTCGTTCCCATTTCTCAGATTATGATGATTTAAGTGAACGCGTAGAGCGCATTTATGAGTGTGTTTCACGTGAAGGTTATGCGAAGACTCTTTGTCATAATGATATCTACACGACTAATATTCTCTTCCAAGATGATAATTTTTATTTAATTGATTGGGAATTCGCGATGGTTGCCGATCCAGCTGTAGACCTTGCGACCTTTATCGTATGTTCGCCTTACGATTACTCAACCATTCTGAAGGTTCTTGATCAATATGCAGGGGGGACCATGAGCGAAGCTGACAAGCATCATTTTATTGGAACTTTTGCGGTTACCGGATTTTATTGGATGAACTGGGCAATTTTCCAAGAACATAATGGTACTGATGTTGGGGATTTCTTTGAAAATTATGCTGCTTATACACGTTTGTTTGTGGAACAGGCTGAATATTTTTATAACTTATAA
- a CDS encoding plasmid pRiA4b ORF-3 family protein, which yields MNQYLVVIELTGMKERCYRKVVVDADLTMYELHLVIQTAMGWNNAHLYEFVLPNDMKIVGFFEGDSSTMEIDAASVQIRDVYNKTKNLRYIYDFGDWWDHDIVISEIIEQYDNSATVIEAEGVCPPEDVGGVSGYEYLNNTLIAGDEEEINSILEWLAMIEYSPTDTTNVTRINEKLREILNNTKSNHKIIH from the coding sequence ATGAATCAGTACTTAGTGGTTATTGAACTGACAGGAATGAAAGAGCGTTGTTATCGTAAAGTTGTGGTTGATGCAGATTTAACAATGTATGAACTCCATCTCGTTATCCAAACTGCTATGGGATGGAATAACGCTCATCTATATGAGTTCGTTTTACCAAATGACATGAAAATCGTAGGTTTTTTTGAAGGTGATAGTTCCACAATGGAAATCGATGCCGCCAGCGTTCAAATACGCGATGTATACAATAAAACGAAGAATTTACGTTATATATACGACTTTGGTGATTGGTGGGATCATGATATCGTGATTAGTGAAATTATCGAACAATATGATAATTCCGCAACGGTTATTGAAGCGGAGGGTGTCTGCCCTCCAGAGGATGTCGGTGGAGTAAGCGGATACGAATATCTCAACAATACCTTAATTGCCGGAGATGAAGAAGAAATCAACAGTATCTTGGAATGGTTGGCTATGATTGAATATTCACCAACAGATACGACAAATGTTACACGGATTAATGAAAAATTACGCGAAATATTAAATAACACTAAATCTAATCATAAAATAATACACTAA
- a CDS encoding YczE/YyaS/YitT family protein: MKHKKLPIRILIAAIGLMISGIGVGIFIFSQLGVDPASVFQLGLAKQLGIRYGDASALMNLVILTIVFIIDRKFINISSFLAIFLIGYTADFTNTILMGILPSDFSVGIRMVLMIIGCGIMASGIPIYIRANLGVGAVDLISEIISDKSGVAYRMVRIVGDLTLVIVGYFLGGTAGVGTIVAVVMTGPIVQFLRPHTNKMVDRIIGEYDE; this comes from the coding sequence ATGAAACATAAAAAACTACCGATACGTATCTTGATTGCGGCAATTGGATTAATGATTTCAGGAATCGGTGTCGGAATCTTTATTTTTAGTCAATTAGGTGTTGACCCAGCAAGTGTTTTTCAACTGGGTCTCGCCAAACAACTTGGGATCCGTTATGGAGATGCATCCGCTTTGATGAATCTGGTTATTCTAACCATCGTTTTCATCATTGATCGCAAGTTTATTAACATTTCATCTTTTTTAGCGATTTTTTTAATCGGATACACAGCAGATTTTACCAACACAATCTTAATGGGGATTTTACCATCAGATTTTTCAGTTGGTATTCGGATGGTGTTGATGATTATCGGATGTGGGATTATGGCATCGGGAATCCCCATATACATTCGTGCTAATTTAGGTGTCGGTGCAGTTGATTTGATTTCCGAAATTATTTCGGATAAAAGTGGTGTTGCTTATCGTATGGTTCGCATTGTTGGCGATTTAACCCTGGTTATTGTAGGTTATTTTTTGGGCGGGACAGCAGGCGTTGGTACCATCGTGGCAGTTGTTATGACGGGCCCGATTGTACAATTCTTAAGACCCCATACCAATAAGATGGTAGATAGGATAATAGGTGAATATGATGAATAG
- a CDS encoding ABC transporter ATP-binding protein: MQELLNVENVLKVYPNGVVANKDVNLKLMTNEIHALIGENGAGKSTLMKILFGMERPDSGTITLNGEAVTIENSKKAIDLGIGMVHQHFMLVESLTIAENIVLGDEPTRGKLFLDEKEMLSLAREYNEKYQFNIDITKKVQDVSVGVKQKTEILKALVRGAKILILDEPTAVLTPQETTELFQQLKMLKKQGHTIVFISHKLNEIIELCDRVTIMRHGRTVVSKNICDTSVEDISRNMVGRDVVLKIEKKPMERGDVCLSARNLVAINDIGKRVVDHVSLDVYAGQILGVAGVEGNGQSELSDILSGMTTMQEGSFTINGKEPENYTPKAIRDCGLSIISEDRLKTGTAPHMSIVDNMFTNRIESFTKKGNIILDRHKMNHHAQKLVKEFEIVTDSINRSILMLSGGNMQKVVAARELLNESKVIIANQPTRGIDAGASELLRRKIIELRDQGKAIILISADLNEILELSDSVAVMYSGKLNAYFEDTKTLTEEELGYYMLGVKTQQNHGGKNYAES, translated from the coding sequence ATGCAAGAATTACTAAATGTAGAGAATGTATTGAAAGTTTACCCCAATGGTGTTGTCGCAAATAAAGATGTAAATTTGAAATTGATGACCAACGAAATTCATGCCTTAATTGGAGAAAATGGCGCTGGTAAATCAACGTTGATGAAGATTCTGTTTGGGATGGAACGTCCAGATAGTGGTACGATAACACTTAATGGAGAAGCGGTTACGATTGAAAACTCTAAGAAAGCAATCGATTTAGGGATCGGGATGGTTCACCAACATTTTATGTTGGTTGAATCACTCACGATTGCTGAAAATATTGTCCTTGGCGATGAGCCAACACGTGGAAAATTATTTCTCGATGAAAAAGAGATGCTTAGCCTTGCACGTGAATATAATGAAAAATATCAGTTTAATATCGATATTACAAAAAAAGTCCAGGATGTATCCGTGGGTGTTAAACAAAAAACAGAAATCCTAAAAGCGTTGGTTCGTGGTGCCAAGATTTTAATTCTTGATGAACCAACTGCAGTGTTAACCCCACAGGAAACAACGGAGTTATTCCAACAATTAAAGATGTTAAAAAAACAAGGACACACCATAGTATTTATCTCGCATAAATTGAATGAAATTATAGAATTATGTGATCGTGTAACTATTATGCGTCACGGACGTACAGTTGTATCAAAAAATATCTGTGATACGAGTGTTGAAGATATTTCGAGAAATATGGTTGGACGTGATGTTGTATTGAAAATTGAAAAAAAACCAATGGAACGTGGTGATGTCTGTTTATCTGCACGAAATTTAGTTGCAATCAATGATATCGGGAAACGCGTTGTGGATCATGTCTCACTGGATGTTTACGCCGGACAAATTCTGGGAGTTGCGGGTGTTGAAGGCAATGGTCAATCTGAATTGTCGGATATCTTGAGTGGAATGACAACGATGCAAGAGGGTTCCTTTACAATTAATGGTAAAGAACCTGAAAACTATACACCCAAAGCAATTCGCGATTGTGGATTAAGTATTATCTCAGAAGACCGTCTCAAGACAGGAACCGCACCCCACATGTCGATTGTAGATAATATGTTTACCAATCGAATTGAGTCGTTTACCAAAAAAGGGAATATTATTCTTGATCGTCATAAAATGAACCATCACGCTCAAAAATTGGTTAAAGAGTTTGAAATTGTCACTGACTCAATCAATCGTTCAATTTTAATGTTATCGGGTGGAAATATGCAAAAAGTTGTAGCTGCTCGTGAATTGTTAAATGAATCCAAGGTTATTATTGCTAACCAGCCAACGCGTGGAATTGACGCGGGAGCCTCTGAACTTTTACGTCGTAAGATTATTGAATTAAGGGATCAAGGAAAAGCGATTATTCTTATCTCTGCGGATTTAAATGAAATATTAGAGCTGAGTGATAGTGTCGCAGTTATGTATTCGGGAAAACTCAATGCATATTTTGAGGATACAAAAACACTAACTGAAGAAGAACTCGGTTATTATATGTTAGGGGTAAAAACACAACAAAACCATGGAGGGAAAAACTATGCAGAAAGTTAA
- a CDS encoding LacI family DNA-binding transcriptional regulator, producing MTKDNYKRTRLKDIAEIADVSVATVSIILKDPDTKRFSTKTKRQIIDLAKSLNYTPNMAARSLVQHKTFALGLIIPDLSNPFFANLAKKIETLARAYNYTVLMVNADEHYENDIKLFDSLFRRNMDGIILAASANSYGHEKQINRMIERANIPTITIDRSLKDYKGSQVVFDNKLGTYIATAHCIEKGHQNIGFISTRETSLNGYFRHEGYREAMLDHQLEYDESLVFFGGFDFKTGYDAAEVLLKQNITAVVASNDLNAYGFKKRAEALGYRIPQDISIVGFDNLEMNDYISEGITSIDLNVDAMAKSTIEIMIRMIEEKDFVERLVLKPKLYERDSVIDFNQEMKNDA from the coding sequence ATGACAAAAGATAATTACAAGAGAACACGGCTAAAGGATATCGCTGAAATTGCAGACGTATCCGTGGCAACAGTATCCATTATACTGAAAGATCCGGATACCAAACGGTTCTCAACTAAAACAAAACGACAAATCATTGATTTGGCTAAATCACTTAATTATACACCCAATATGGCAGCGAGAAGCCTCGTGCAACATAAAACATTTGCTTTGGGTTTAATCATACCGGATCTTTCAAATCCGTTTTTCGCAAACCTAGCAAAAAAAATCGAGACATTAGCGAGAGCTTATAATTACACAGTGCTTATGGTTAACGCAGATGAACACTACGAGAATGATATAAAATTGTTTGATTCGCTCTTTCGCAGAAATATGGATGGTATCATTCTTGCGGCATCTGCCAATTCGTATGGACATGAAAAACAAATAAACCGAATGATAGAAAGGGCAAATATTCCTACCATCACAATTGACCGATCTTTAAAAGATTATAAAGGGAGTCAAGTTGTATTTGATAATAAATTGGGTACATACATAGCGACAGCACATTGTATCGAGAAGGGTCATCAAAATATTGGTTTTATCTCAACTCGAGAAACGTCTTTGAATGGCTATTTTCGACATGAAGGCTACCGAGAAGCGATGCTTGATCACCAATTAGAGTATGATGAGTCACTAGTTTTTTTTGGAGGGTTCGATTTTAAAACGGGTTATGATGCTGCCGAAGTACTGCTTAAACAGAACATTACTGCAGTTGTTGCTTCAAATGATTTAAATGCTTATGGGTTCAAAAAACGTGCTGAGGCTTTAGGATATCGCATTCCACAAGATATTTCGATTGTGGGTTTTGATAATCTTGAGATGAATGATTATATTTCAGAAGGCATTACGTCTATTGATTTGAATGTTGATGCCATGGCAAAAAGTACGATTGAGATTATGATTCGGATGATTGAAGAGAAGGACTTCGTTGAGCGCTTAGTATTGAAACCGAAGTTATATGAACGAGATAGTGTAATTGATTTTAATCAAGAAATGAAAAATGATGCTTAG